GGCGCGTCAACGACAACTCATGCTGCGCCTTGGGCGGCTCGGGGTGTAAAAGGCTCATCGTGTTGTGCTCCTCGGGTTCAGGGTTGCAAGTCGCGCACCGGCCGCACCTCGACACTGCCGACTCGCGCTGCGGGAATGCCCTTGGCAATGTTCAACGCCTCATTGAGGTCGCGGGCATCGACCAGATAGAAGCCGGCCAGTTGCTCCTTGGTTTCGGCGAACGGGCCGTCGGTCAGGCTCATCTGCCCGCCGCGTACACGCACGGTGGTCGCGGTCTGCACCGGCTTGAGCGCCTCGGCGGCGAGCATCCGGCCGCTGCCCTGGA
This portion of the Pseudomonas sp. SORT22 genome encodes:
- a CDS encoding YciI family protein, with translation MKYLCLVYCDESLLHSLPESPADAECMAYAESVQGSGRMLAAEALKPVQTATTVRVRGGQMSLTDGPFAETKEQLAGFYLVDARDLNEALNIAKGIPAARVGSVEVRPVRDLQP